TCGGCTTACTCATTTTCTCCCTCTTCCTCTGGGAATAATTCATCGAAATCTGGCTCAGGAAGCTTTTCAGGAACGACTGCCACTACATGGATATTTACTTCGACTAAATCGATATCAGTCATAAACAATACTTGCTGTTTTACACGATCCTGCATCTCTAAGGCAACTTTCGGTACAGAGATCCCGTAATTCAAGTAGCAATAAATATCGACTTTCAAGCCTTCTTCTTCCGCTCTTAAAAAGACACCTTTGCCGTGAGCAGCACGACCAAGGAACTCTGTTACATTATTAGCAAATGTTCCGCGCATGCCATATACGCCATCAACTTTAGAAGCTGCAATACCAATAATGACTTCAATTACTTCTGGTGCGATCACGATTTCACCTAAAGCATCTTTTGTATTAATCACTAGATTTTTTTCGTCAGTCATTTTTATCCTCCTCAATAGTTATGTTCGAGAAACTTTCCTTCTATTTTCAAGCTTTCGTCCATATACCTATCTAAGTTTACATTCACACCTAGTTTATCATTAAATGATCGTTTTCGCTACCAAAAAAAGAGTCAGGAAAACGTGTTCTACAAATTATAAAATAATCAATTCTTTCGGTGAATGTGTCAATACACGATTGCCGTCTTTCGTGATCAGTAGATCATCTTCGATTCTGACACCGCCAAGTCCTGGTAAATAAATCCCAGGCTCATCTGTGATCACATTCCCTGCCACGAATTGTTTCTCTGCTCTAAATGAAACATTAGGTCCTTCGTGGATCTCTAAACCAATTCCGTGTCCTGTACTATGACCAAAAGCTTCTCCATAACCATAAGAAGCAATATGATCACGAGCGATCGCATCCAGTTGAATACCTGTCAATCCCGGTCTTGCTTCATCTAACACTTTCAATTGTGCTTCTAAAACGATTTGATAGATCTCTTTCAACTTAGGATCAGGTTCACCAATTGAAAACGTTCTTGTCATATCAGAAACATAGCCTTGGTAGTAGCAGCCAAAATCTAACGTGATCAAATCACCCTTTTCAATGATTTTTTCACTGGCAACGCCATGTGGCATAGCCGAACGCACCCCACTGGCAACGATCGTTTCAAATGAAACGTCAGTTGCTCCTAATGAACGCATATAAAAATCCAATTGATTGGCGATCTCAATTTCTGTCATCCCTGGTTTGATGACTGTTAAAATATGTTTGAAGCCAAGATCAGCAATGCTACATGCTTTCTCAATGATCGCAATCTCTTCTTCATCCTTCACTTCACGTAGTTCTTCGATCAAACCAGCTACTGGAACTAATTCACACGGGGTGATTTCTTCCAGCACACTATATTCAGCAAAGCTGACAAATAACTCTTCAAAAGCGATATTTTTCAGCTGTTCTTTTTCTGCAATCGCAACAACCTCATCAAAGATCGGCCCTGCATTTTGAACGATTTCGTAGCCTTGTGCTTGTGCTGCCGCTTGCTCTGTATAACGAAAATCTGTGACAAAAAATGCTTTGTCTAATGTGATCACTGCTAATCCTGTAGTTCCTGTAAAGTTTGTTAAATACCGTAGATTATACGCGCTGGTGATTAAAAAGGCATCTAGATTGTTTTCCTTCATTAGAGTTCTTAATTTATTTACTCTGCTCATCATTGTTTTTCCTTCTTTCTTTATAGCATCCTCTTCAATTGTAGCAAATTTTCACTTTGTTTGTTACCTATTCGGTTCAATTTAGGGAATCTTTTTATTTTAGTTTTAATCCGGAAAAATTAATTTATCTAAAAGAAAATTTAACCTCTAAGTTATTCTAAAACTTCCACTCTACACTACATTCTTTACTATTCTTTAAGATAATTTTGATACACTTTGTACAGAAAGCGAGGTAATCAATGAAAAAACGATCTATATTCTTTCTCGTCCTATTTTTAGCAATTATTGGTATGATCTTCTATGCCTTTTTGATAGAACCAAAACGAATCGTCACTCACAACTATACACTCGGAAATAATCAAGGACAAAAACCAGTCAAAGTTGTTCAACTTTCGGATATACATATTCAAAAAAACTATCCAACGACTCAGCTTGAAAAAATTGTTACAAAGGTGAATCAGGAAAAGCCGGATATCATTTTATTTACTGGTGATCTATTTGATAATTATGCAACGTACGGACCTGCTGAAGAAGTCACAGCTGCCTTAAGTCGATTAACTGCTCCGCTAGGAAAATTCGCTGTTTGGGGCAATCATGATTATGGCGGCGGAGCCTCTCGTGTTTACCCGGAAATATTAGCTGCAGCTGGTTTTCAATTATTGGAAAATACAGGGATCAACGTTGCTAATGCAGATGGAAAAAATATTTTTATCAGTGGTTTAGATGATTCTTTATTAGGAAACTCTTCTATTGAAGAAGCTTTGAGCAACCGTCAAAGCGATTACACGATTTTACTTAGTCATGAACCAGATGTAGCTGATCAATTAGTGGATCAAAATATCCAGCTGATTTTGTCCGGTCACAGTCATGGCGGACAAATCAATATTCCTTTTCTAACGATCAAAAATGTTATGGCAGAAAAGTATTTTAGCGGTTTTTACAATCTAACAGGTGACACAACGCTATATGTCAATACAGGATTAGGAACAACGAAAATACCTGCCCGTTTTAGAGTACCACCGGAAATTGCTGTATTTGATTTGTATATTTAAAAAAAGTAGAGAGCAAGACAAAACTGATTTTCAGTTTTGTCTTGCTCTCTAAAATCGAATAAACGGTGAAAAAAGCAACTACTACGCTATGCTTCGATCACATCAGCTAACGCATAAAGTTTCACTATCGTTCAAAGAACAAAGTGAAACTAGCAAAATTCCAAGTGCTAAAGCCCTAAGAGTTGGAGGCTTCGAAATAAGCCGAAATTGCTGTAAAACACAGCGAGGAACAAGTTGATGCTTTCTCGTCAAAGACTCGTCGCAGATAAACAGTCTTGCACAGTACCTACTCGATTCTCGGAACTAAACACTTTTGTTTCAGCCTCTATCTTTTTCCTGTTTATTTATCTAGAAAATTCTTTGACTCGTCCACCAATTTTATTGGCAAATTTTTCTGCATAATTTTTATCAACAAAGACTCGTGCTCGATTTTTATCTCTTGTACGTTGTCCGTCTTTACTAATATATCCATGTAATACTTTTACAGCGTACATTGCCATCCCTCCTTCTTATTGCTCTTCCTGATAATATAATCACTATACCTTAGAAAGCTTAACGAAAGCATAAATTGGTTCGAATATTTTATGAAGAGTTATTAAGAAAAAAGAAAAAAAGCCTCAAGCAAAAAATGCTCAGACTTATTCCTTTTCATTGATCATTGATTCATTAAACAATGATATCTTTTGTTTTTTTATCCATATGGATTCTTGCTGTCCAAGTTTCAAAGGTCACTAAGACTGGTGTTTGATGATTCAGTTCTTTTTGATAATCAGATAATTTAGAGGCGATCTCATCATTAGAATCTAATTCTTCAACAGAAAATTTTCCTTTTAGCAACAAGCTTTCATGGGCAATTTCTTCATAGCAACAAACAGACCCATTGGGGTTACAACGAATATTTTTGACTGTTTCTCCTTCCCCATCCAAATAAAATTGTAATTTCAACAATCCTTCTCTCCATAAGGGTGTAGATACGGTAATCACTGTTGGAAATTCCCTTTTATCGATGGTCGCAAGTAAAAATACTTTACTGGAATTTAGTAATCTCACAATTCGTTCATGTATCTCCATTTCTAAAGGCCTCCTCTTTTATCGCTATTCACTCAATTATAGCAACTATCTGCTATTTTTGAAAAGCTAAACCCTTTTGAAAGCATTTTAGGAGATACATTTTCTGCTTATTTTCCACTACAAATCAATTGATCGTTTCTTGACTCAACCAATCTCTTTGACGGCTTTTCTTCAAAATCAAGCGGCATATAGGACCAACAATCAATAGTTGCAACGGTAGGGCCATTACTAAATTCTGCCTAAACGCTCCTATATAGTTGCTAAAAAATTCTTCTGTAAAACCAGTTTGAATCACGACACCGTAAATGGACATGAAAAAGACCATTCCGAACACCATACAACTAGAAACAGCAACAATCATATGAAGCTGTTTTTCTCTATTGATCGGTAAAGCAAAAGCAACTTTTTTTGCGGTATTCGCCACAATGAACACGTCGACTAAAAAAGCCACTAGAAAACCGGGAATTAACCCACCCACTAGATGGCTCCATGACAATTGATCGTGCAACAGCAAATTATAAAGACTCATTGAAAACACCATGGAAAAACAGACAATCGTTGTAAAAAATAAACTTTCTTTTTTTGTTTTCGGCATACATACACTCCTCTTTTTTTCATAACAGAGATTATGCTACCATAAAAAAAAGTTTCTCGTAAGTATTTTTTATCTTCTCAATAAAAAATACTCTAATAGCCCAAAGAACAATTTAGACTACTAGAGTTTTATTTTACTTCTTATTTTTGAGAGAAAGCCTCATAAAAGTTTTCACGCCATAAATCAACAAAGCTAACAAGGATAAAACCTTAATAACTATAGATATTTTGAAGATAATACTAGGATCATATCCTACAACAACTGTATTTTCACCTTTAGGAGCTTTTATGATCAGGCTGCCAATATTAGAAACTTCATAATCTGCTTTTGATAGCTTTTTACCATTTAACTCTACGGAAGTCCGGTTGTAGATAATTACTGGAAGTAAGTTCTTATCATTTGGCAACTTATTCTCCCACGTTAATTCTATCCGGTTGTCAGATGTTATTTTTCGTGTCAAATTCACTTCATTTTGGAGAATTTCTTCTGCATAAGTTCCGTATGTCTTAAATTGTTCGTCAGTATATCTTGGCAAATAATCAGCTGTTGATTTATCAACAGCTTTAAAAGCAGTTCCTAAAGGATTATTCCCCCCAAAAGCTTGTCGAATTTTTTCCGGATCATTTTCAAGAATAGTTGCTGCTTTGTCTTTGATAGGTTGTTCCGAGCTCCAAGCATCTGAGCTTGAAGAAATTTGTAAATTAATGTTATTACAGCTGATAAGGGCTAGTGTAGCAAAGAAAATCATAACGATTCGCTGAACTGTTTGATTGGTTATGGATGAATCTTCACTCATTCTCTGCATTCTAATTGCCCAACCTAATAACAATAAGATACACGCTACGCAGACAAATCTTTGAGGAAACTGCATCGACTGAATAAACGTAAATCGAGCTGCAATACTATTCCAAGGAACGAATTTTGAAGAAAGGAATAAAAAGAAAATTCCTACTGAATTAAGTAATCGTTCAAAATGAGAAAGTTGCTTCCAAAAGACACCTGTTGAAACTGCCTGAAAAATGAACAAGAAAGAAAAAATCAAACCAAGCGTTGCCCATCCAGGCATCCCAATTGAAAAAGAAGTGCTATTGGCCATCATATCCTTAACCGCATAAGGGCTAATTAAGTTGTCACTTGATAAATCATATATAGCACCAAACGTGTTAGTAGAAAGCAAGACAGCAATCAAAATAGCTAACAATGTATCTTTGATCATAGCTAGTTTATTTCTACAAGTAAAGAAAGTATATATATAAAAAGGAATCAAAGCCAATACTGCCAATACCGTTGAAAATAAATGAACAGAAAGCAGTAATGCTATCGGTAGACCCAATAACAAAGGTTTGATCGGTCGTTCTTTATTTTGGGACATATAGACTACTGGAAGAAAAGCCAGTGGTAAAAAAGCTGCTCCCCAACCGGAAAAGTTTGTTACTAATGCATAATAAGCAATCGTTGAGGTCGACATATAAAAGATAGCAGCTACTAGAGAATAAGAATGCTTAACTTTTGCGTAGCGCGCCAAACTATACATTGAGATTCCACTGACAAAAAAACATAAAAATGATGAAACTAATTGAAACTTGAACCAGGTACCAAAAATAGTCAATAGAATTGCTTGTATAAAAGCAAAATCCATGCCATACATCGCATTGACGATTCTACCAGACTGAGCAAAACCATATAAAGATTGAAAGTAATTAAAATGACCTGTCTTCAATTGTTGACTCAAGTCATAAAAACGATTCATATGGAATATAAAATCATTAGAGATAATCAATGCATGTTTATATAATTGAGGAGAAAGTATCAGAAAAGATAATAACCCAATAATAATAATTGCTTGAAGAATTTGTTTTTTCGAGTGTTTAATTGACGATAACTTGAACATTTCATAGCCTCCGTTTAACGTTTATACCAAACAAATCTATCATACCATAAAGCTTTTTCTTCTCCTAGTGAAGAATGAAGTGAATGAGTTTATTCTTACATACATAGATTGGAAAGGATAATAACGCAAAAACTCTGTCTCTTATTTTATAAGAGACAGAGTTCATTCGTTCTAAAATTATTGAGCTACTGGATAAACAGACACTTGTTTTTTGTCACGGCCTTTACGTTCGAAACGTACTACGCCATCAACTTTAGCAAATAAAGTGTCATCGCCACCAATACCTACGTTAGCTCCTGGATAAATTTTAGTTCCGCGTTGACGGTATAAAATCGATCCACCAGTAACAGTTTGGCCATCAGCACTCTTAGCGCCTAAGCGTTTAGATTCTGAATCACGTCCGTTGGAAGTAGAACCTCCACCTTTTTTATGGGCGAATAATTGTAAATTCATATTTAGTAACATCGTCTGCACCTCCTATTTTTCGTTTATGGTTTTGACTTGAATAAATTCAAGATTTTCTTGCTCGACTGCTTGTAAACCTAATAAAAGGTTTTCCAAGAGAATTTGGGCGATATTGGTTTGTTCCTGATTCGCTTTTGAAATCATTTCAACATAAAGGTAGCCACCTTCATCTTCATTGGTTTCAACGATCGGTTCAAAACCAGCTAGAGCATCGATACCATTGACCGTACTGATCGTTAATGCAGAAACTGCTGCACAAACGATGTCACTGCCATAAGGTCCAGCTTCAGCATGCCCAGTTACTTCAAAAGAAATGATCTGACCTGCATCATTTCGTTTAAAAGAACTTTTAATCATTGATAGGCCTTCTTTCCTATGCAACTTAAAAGAATTATGCGTTGATTGCTTCGATCACGACTTTTGTATATGGTTGACGATGACCTTGTTTACGGTGAGTGTGTTTTTTAGGTTTGTATTTGAAAGTCACGACTTTCTTTTGTTTGCCGTGTTTTTCAACAGTTCCTTCGACAGTTGCACCTGCAACAGTTGGAGCTCCTACTTTCGTAGACTCGCCACCCACTAAGATAACTTCGTCAAAAACAACTTTTTCGCCAGCTTCTACGTCTAATTTTTCAACGTAAATTGCTTGACCTACCTCAACTTTTACTTGTTTACCACCAGTTTTGATAATTGCGTACATGCTATACAGCACCTCCTTCTTCTAGACTTAGACTCGCCATCCCAAGTGATGAGAATCTCATGCTTAAGACTTGTTCTGTGCGGTTGTAGCTGTGGAGACCACAATTACAACAGTAATACTATATCAAAATAAGATAAGAGAGTCAATGAAAACTTGATTTCTCTATCGTTTAATACTTGTTTCAAAAATTTTTGGTGTTATTTCTAATTAATGATTGACTTTGTTTTCCATGTTCATTATAATAAATTTTGTTGCGTTATTCATGCGCCAATAGCTCAGCTGGATAGAGCACTCGCCTTCTAAGCGAGCGGTCGGGAGTTCGAATCTCTCTTGGCGTATCAATTAAAAATGGAAAACAGCTTGGAGCATATGCTCCAAGCTGTTTTTTTATTTAGATATACTCCATGATGCTGTCAAATAGTGATTTCCTATTTTATTTGTATAAACTTTCAAAGTCTTTGCAGCACCATCAAGAAAAGCAACTCTATTAGCCTCAGCAGTACTGAATTGATTAATTGTAACAGCTGTATTCCAATATCCAGCCGAATTTGGGATAAACTGACTGGGGATATCACATACTTCTACAAACTGACCCGCAGTCATAACTGTACTGATATTCATTCTACCATTGAAAGTAACAATGTTTCCCACTTTAACGAAAGTTCCAGCTAACTCAGAAACGTTAGCCTTAGCGGCAGTATTAATTAGCTTGTCATTAAGGCTATATTTATCGTATCCCGATACTACTTCCTCATTACTAATTTTCAATCCATCCGTAAAATTCTTCACACCAGCAATATCTTCATCGCCCGTTTTTTTCACCAATGTTTCATCTAACCCATCAATCGCGCTTGTATGTGTCTTTGGATAGAGCAAGTTCCCTTTTTCTTCTAATTGTACGATATCTGCCATTATACTGATCCCACCTTATTAAATGTTATTGTTGGTAATGTATCTAATTTTTTCTTATCTGTCGCGCTCATCAACCCGTTTACTGTTTGAGTTGCGGCAGCAGTCGTTGTTGCATTTGTTCCAGCAGGTCCTTGAGGGCCAGTTGCTCCTTGTGCGCCCTTTTCGCCTGGGACACCTTGAGGACCTTGGGCTCCTGTTAGTCCTTGCGGGCCTGCTGGTCCTGTATCTCCTTTTTCCCCTTTGATCGTTGTGATCCCTTCAACTGCACTTACGTGCGTTTTTGGAAAAACAACGATGCCATCGCTTTTTAATTCAACGATATCTGTCATACTGATCCCACCTTATCTATTGTGATTCCTGTTCCTTCGACGCCTAAATCCTTTGCTGTCAACGTGATATCTCCAGTTTTACCATTGATCGATGTCACACCTGTTCCTACATTTTCGATACTCTCAAGTCCTAGAATTGCACTTACATGCGTTTCCGGAAATACTTGACGTTTCACACCTGTCGTATCTGTTTCCATGACTTTTTTAATTTCTACCTCATTTGCCATTAAACGGAACCCACCTTTCGTAAAAAGAACGTATCTTGTTTTTGACTGTCGATTTCAGCAATGACCAATGCTGATGCTTCTTTTTTGTGCGGAACTGTTTCTACTTTTGTCATATGATGATTCAAGCTGAAATTATCATCACGAATCGTTCGTAAAATACCTGTTTCTCCGCTTTTCAACGTGAAATGAGATTGTTTTAGATCTTCGATTAAATGCAGCAGATTTCCCGCTGCATTCTCATCTAGAATGGTTTTAATAGAAGCAAACCAGTCATCAAAAGCTGCTCTTTGAACAGCAGTCCACTGATCGAAGCGTTCTTGATTTGACGTAATCCAGCCCTGAAATTCATTGATGATCCGCTGTAATTCAGCTTGCGCAACAAGATACCAGTCATCATAAATTTCCTGACAGGTTTTCACCCACTCTGTAAAATAGCGAAGAATTTCTTCAAAGGTCCAAATATAATTACTGTCTTTGATTCCGTCTTCGTAAATACTTTCTTTGACTTGATATGCAAAATCTCTCGTTGAAAATTGCTGACGCCAGCTTAGATCCTTTTGGAGTTCTCTAAAGCTGAAGTAGGCTGTATTTTCTCCCACTGACTGCATATCATAATTGGTTAATGTATATTGAATTTTCCCTTTTTTTGCATCAATGATCTTAGTGACTTTTTGTTCAGATAACCCTAAGCCAGCATGATGTCCTTGCTTTACGCAGAAAAATGGGGTTAAATTTGAAATGTCTTTTGGTTTGCCATGTTCTGTGATCGTAACATCCAACACTTGAGTGCCTTCGTCGAATTGACGTATGACCATCGTTGGAATATTGTCATTCGGTTGTGTGATGGATAAAAAAATTGGATAAACGATAGACATTCACTCACTCCTTTCTAAAAATCGATTATTTGGGCGGGATGACGATTGAACTGATTTCACTCGATCCGACCCATGTACGTTCGTATTTCCCTACGACTTGTCCTAAGCCGATATTTTGTTCATAAGTTTGGAAACCACCATTACTGATTCCTCTAATCACGCCAGTATGTCCATAACTATAATCAACGTTGAAGCCGCCAATGTTCCCACCACGTTTCCAGTTGATTATTGCTCCCACAACTAAGTCTTTATATTCTGGATTTTCAATCACATTCCAGCCTACAGCAGCCCAATTATATGCTCTACCGATATCTGCCGCTGCTTCTGTATTACCAATCACATGACTTAACCCATATTGTGTACCCGCACCTAAGCCGCAACCTCCTAAAAAGCCTGAATATTCGGCGGAAACAGCGTAACACTGTCCATTACCTAAACGTTGCATATATAGAGAGTCTAAATGCGCTAAACCTGCTTCACCTGTAGATGCACCGGGTTTCAAATTTTTTAATTTGTCATACCAGTATTGAGCCTGTTGACTTCGAATCGGCTGATATGGATCTGCTGGATGCTCATACAATGCGATAAAATAGTCTGCGGCTAATGTGACATTTGTAAGTTGGGTAAACTCTTTAAAAGAAATATAGCCAATATCCGGACGTTGAGGATTATAAAACCATTGGACATTATTTTCCATTTCCCATTGGATTCTTTGACATTGTGCATCCATTGTTCGATGGTCAATTCCTCGCTCAGCACACCAATCAACTAGTTTAGATTTAGGCGTCCACTGTGTAAGTCCATAGCCGCCTCCACCGCTTAATTCATCAATATCCGGCATAATTCCAGATTCACTTTGAATATTGCCCAACATCCCTGCGATAGATTGTTCTGTCCAGCCTTTTGATTTAAAGAACTGCCAAACTGTCCATGCATTTTTTTCTTGTTCTGTCGTTAATTCTGGAGGTGTTCCCCCATTATTACCGCCGCTGCCATTGCCATTCCCAGTGATTTCTTTACCATTTAGGAAAAGTTTTTCTTTTATGTGTAAATCACCTTCTAAAGTCAGTTTACCTGTAACGTGTAAATCGCCTTTATGTTTCCATTCAGCTCTAGAATTTAGCTTAGGATCTTCCATTGTACTTTCTTTTGGGATTTGTATAACATAATTCGATGTTCCTTCCTTATCCTTACTTCCAGAATTCAAAGAAAAAATAAATCCAGGTTGCTGTATAACTGCAAATCCATTAACTACATTATCACTTAATGTTGCGCTTATAGAACCCAAGCGTTTATTAACACTTTTATCGCTAAAAATAATCGTTCCATCGAAAATTTTTATCTGAAAGGTTTTATCTAAAGTTCTGAATTCGCATCCCTCTATATTTCTTCCTCTAATCGTGCCTGCTTGGATAAAGTCAGCATTGAATTTCCCATCGATTGTCCATGCACTTTTATACTTACCTTTCGTGAAATCTCCATCAATAAAACCAATGCCTTCACTGTTGGCTACTAAAAAATGATTACTTGATTCAAGAGAATCTTTATTCATCCAAACCATCTGATAAGGTTCTCGACTATCAGATTTTCCTGTTTCGATCCCGTTCATCAATTTGATCGATCCACCTTTAGCTCCGCGAATGATATCATCCTGCCATTTCGAAATTTCTTCTGAATCATAAAATGTCATCTTTTTTTCTTCTAAAGAAGCAACATTTCCTTTTAGCTCAGAAGCGGCTTTTGACATACTTTTTGTGATATTGTCGCCTAAACCAGCTTCCACTTTTCCCGTCAGATGATCGATTTTAACTTTAAAAATCCGAGTTTGGTAATGATAGTTACGCTCATGGTGATGGATCGTCACAGTATTGCCGATTGCATCTCCACCTAAAACTTCTGTTTTAAACTGCGTGAGCGGACGGGAATAGTTCACAAGTGCCTCATAGGTTTGTTTTAGTAATTCTTTTGGCTCTTCAACTTCATCAAAAGTGATGACCTTTTCTCGTTTTCGCATTCCGCCGTTTTTTAAAGGAATGCCATATTGCTTCGTCATCTCAGGAAATTCCAGCCAATTTTGACCTTTGGGTTTGTCTAACGGATCGCCGTTTGATTTTTTCCATTCGATCGTTGTAAATTCGATCCGTTTCCCTTTTCCATCACCGACATCTTCCCCGCGACCGCGACCGATCAAGCTCGTATAGACTTCGTTACGATCCTGCTCTTTGACAATGCTTAGCGCTTTATCACCATACGTAAACCGCTGATTGCTTTGTTCCCCGATTTCACGATAGACTTCTACCCATTTTTCTGTGATCCCGATGCCGTCGATTTTATATTTAAACAAAATCTCACAGCCTTTAGTCTGCAGTTCCTTCATGGCATCGCGAATCGATAAGTAGTTAAAGTCTGCAGTTACTGAAGGCAGTCCATTATTTACGTGACCGATCTGCCATTCTGTCTCTTGTAATAATTTTTGAAGTGTCTCTTTAATAGAAATATTTTTTACTGAAACATTTTTTACGACATAAGAATCTAGTTCGTCTGGTGCAAAAGCAATACCTACAAATGAAAGAATATTTTCAGCTTCGCTATCGACAACAATACGGTATAAGCTGTAAAAGTCTTTACTTTCCTTTACAGCCATATAAGAGGCTCCTTTTAATTCCTCATCATAAATTACGGAAACATTCAAGGTATCATGAAGCAATTCTTCTCTATTGCTTGTGATTTCTTTCTCCTGAACAACCTCTACTAATTCTTTCTCATTTACGATCCGAAGTAAGTGTTGCTGTTCATCAAAAAAATAAACACTTGTCATAATTGTACCTCCCGATAAGACAGAAGCATTTGTCCATTGCTACATGTGACAGTCTGTCCTTCACGAATCTGAAAATTCTCAAAATCACTTTCTAAATCCAATAAAAAGGTTTGGTCGATTCCGTTCACAAATACCTTTCCTTTTAAGAAATCAAATACGACCTGATCATCAGCACTTAAGTTATAGCTGGTAATTTTTATCGCCTTATCTTCATTTTGAATCAACAATGTGCCAAATTTGGCAATCGTCACAGTGATTTTTTCAGGTGTCACTGGATATGGTAAATAAGTTGTGATTTGGCTGTCAGTTGATAGCAAAAGCGAATACTTTTTAGGATCATTACAAAGTAGTTCAAAACTTGCGATGATATTATTCGTATCGCCACGCACCTCATCTGTTGTGACATATTGACCGTAATAGTGGTAATCAAGCTCATCTTTAAAGCGAAGCTCAACATCCTTTTCCCGATAAAGCAGTTGCATCAAACGATGGTATTTTTTTTGCACATCCTGAGCATTTTTACCCATTAACTGATAGGTGACTTTGATCGCTCTCGCAGGTAATTTTTGATTTAATTTGATACTTCCAACTTGTGTGTTCTGTGTTTCGATGTCCAGTGATAACATTTCCCTGCCAGTTACAGCTAAGGTGCGATATCCTTCGATCATTTTTTCGATATAAACACCGTCATACATCAATGCAGAAGAAGGAAGGATCAACTCATCTTTATGACCTTTTTCTAGTGTGTCTTCAAAATAATACATCTCTTTCCTCCTTCTAAAATGCTAAGTTGATTGCAGCATCTTGTCCCATTGCTTCAGAAATATCTGAAACAAAGGCTTTAAACTGCTGGTTGCCAAAATTGATATTGAATGTTGCAGGTTGTTTTTCTTTTTGCTGTGTTTGTGTGCTGCTGGAATGAACGGATAATTGTTGAACCGTGTCGACTTGTTGATCTAAGCTGTCTAAACTTGGCAATATCACTTTAGATGCTAAATCGTCCATCGGCTGATCGATCACATGCGCATTTCGTTCGATTCCGATAGCAAG
This sequence is a window from Enterococcus wangshanyuanii. Protein-coding genes within it:
- a CDS encoding Asp23/Gls24 family envelope stress response protein; translated protein: MTDEKNLVINTKDALGEIVIAPEVIEVIIGIAASKVDGVYGMRGTFANNVTEFLGRAAHGKGVFLRAEEEGLKVDIYCYLNYGISVPKVALEMQDRVKQQVLFMTDIDLVEVNIHVVAVVPEKLPEPDFDELFPEEEGENE
- a CDS encoding M24 family metallopeptidase produces the protein MMSRVNKLRTLMKENNLDAFLITSAYNLRYLTNFTGTTGLAVITLDKAFFVTDFRYTEQAAAQAQGYEIVQNAGPIFDEVVAIAEKEQLKNIAFEELFVSFAEYSVLEEITPCELVPVAGLIEELREVKDEEEIAIIEKACSIADLGFKHILTVIKPGMTEIEIANQLDFYMRSLGATDVSFETIVASGVRSAMPHGVASEKIIEKGDLITLDFGCYYQGYVSDMTRTFSIGEPDPKLKEIYQIVLEAQLKVLDEARPGLTGIQLDAIARDHIASYGYGEAFGHSTGHGIGLEIHEGPNVSFRAEKQFVAGNVITDEPGIYLPGLGGVRIEDDLLITKDGNRVLTHSPKELIIL
- a CDS encoding metallophosphoesterase; translation: MKKRSIFFLVLFLAIIGMIFYAFLIEPKRIVTHNYTLGNNQGQKPVKVVQLSDIHIQKNYPTTQLEKIVTKVNQEKPDIILFTGDLFDNYATYGPAEEVTAALSRLTAPLGKFAVWGNHDYGGGASRVYPEILAAAGFQLLENTGINVANADGKNIFISGLDDSLLGNSSIEEALSNRQSDYTILLSHEPDVADQLVDQNIQLILSGHSHGGQINIPFLTIKNVMAEKYFSGFYNLTGDTTLYVNTGLGTTKIPARFRVPPEIAVFDLYI
- a CDS encoding pyridoxamine 5'-phosphate oxidase family protein; translated protein: MEIHERIVRLLNSSKVFLLATIDKREFPTVITVSTPLWREGLLKLQFYLDGEGETVKNIRCNPNGSVCCYEEIAHESLLLKGKFSVEELDSNDEIASKLSDYQKELNHQTPVLVTFETWTARIHMDKKTKDIIV
- a CDS encoding DUF2798 domain-containing protein; this encodes MPKTKKESLFFTTIVCFSMVFSMSLYNLLLHDQLSWSHLVGGLIPGFLVAFLVDVFIVANTAKKVAFALPINREKQLHMIVAVSSCMVFGMVFFMSIYGVVIQTGFTEEFFSNYIGAFRQNLVMALPLQLLIVGPICRLILKKSRQRDWLSQETIN
- the rpmA gene encoding 50S ribosomal protein L27 is translated as MLLNMNLQLFAHKKGGGSTSNGRDSESKRLGAKSADGQTVTGGSILYRQRGTKIYPGANVGIGGDDTLFAKVDGVVRFERKGRDKKQVSVYPVAQ
- a CDS encoding ribosomal-processing cysteine protease Prp → MIKSSFKRNDAGQIISFEVTGHAEAGPYGSDIVCAAVSALTISTVNGIDALAGFEPIVETNEDEGGYLYVEMISKANQEQTNIAQILLENLLLGLQAVEQENLEFIQVKTINEK
- the rplU gene encoding 50S ribosomal protein L21, whose protein sequence is MYAIIKTGGKQVKVEVGQAIYVEKLDVEAGEKVVFDEVILVGGESTKVGAPTVAGATVEGTVEKHGKQKKVVTFKYKPKKHTHRKQGHRQPYTKVVIEAINA
- a CDS encoding collagen-like protein yields the protein MTDIVELKSDGIVVFPKTHVSAVEGITTIKGEKGDTGPAGPQGLTGAQGPQGVPGEKGAQGATGPQGPAGTNATTTAAATQTVNGLMSATDKKKLDTLPTITFNKVGSV
- a CDS encoding phage baseplate upper protein, whose amino-acid sequence is MSIVYPIFLSITQPNDNIPTMVIRQFDEGTQVLDVTITEHGKPKDISNLTPFFCVKQGHHAGLGLSEQKVTKIIDAKKGKIQYTLTNYDMQSVGENTAYFSFRELQKDLSWRQQFSTRDFAYQVKESIYEDGIKDSNYIWTFEEILRYFTEWVKTCQEIYDDWYLVAQAELQRIINEFQGWITSNQERFDQWTAVQRAAFDDWFASIKTILDENAAGNLLHLIEDLKQSHFTLKSGETGILRTIRDDNFSLNHHMTKVETVPHKKEASALVIAEIDSQKQDTFFLRKVGSV